AGCGGCAGGACCTACGCCAGAGACAGAATAGAGGGCCTTGAGGCCGGAGCGGACGACTATATGTCCAAGCCTTTCGATCCCGACGAGTTCTGCGCCAGGGTGGAGACTTTAATCCGGCGGGGAGGATCTAAAAACCCGGTCTCCATAGAGGGCAAAGGGCTGTTGCAGACCCAGGATATGATGGTCAACATAGGGGACAGGTCGGTATGGAACGGCCTGAGGTGGTCCAACCTCACCGCCATGGAATTTCGGCTTCTCTCCACCTTTCTCCGCTATCCTGGTAAGGTTCTGTCGGTGGAGGAGCTTTTGAGGATGGTATGGGAGTTCCCTCCCGGTACCGGCAACCCCTCCCTCGTTAGGTGGGCGGTAAACCAGCTCCGATCGAAGGTCGAAGTGGAGCCTAGCAGGCCTAAGAGGATCGTCACCAGGCCCAGAAAGGGCTACTTTTTCGCCGGTAAGGGGGTGTCGACCTCCGGAGACGGCGCCATATCCTCCTTTGTGGAGCCTCCGGAGTTGGCGTCCTCGTTGCTGGCCGCAGCCCCTGCGGGAATACTGGCAGTCGACTCCCACGGAAGGTGTATCCTCTGGAACTGCGAGGTTACAAAGTTTCTGGGCTACACCAAGGAAGAGGTCTTAGGGAGCTCTCTACATAAAAAAGTTCATCCCGAATTCACTCAAAAGGTTCAAAAAAGCCTGTCCGACCTGTTCTCCGGTAATTTATGTCCTCCAGGTCCGGTTAGGGTAGGTTTTCTCCACAAGGTCGGCCATAAAGTCGATGTGAATATGTTTATGTACCCCTTTCGGCTAGGGGACTCGACCTACGCCGCTGCGGTGCTTCATCCCTCGGAGACTCCCTTCTTCAACGGGATCCCCCATAAAGACCTTTAGCTTCTGTTCAAGAGAGGAACGGTGGTTTTAGTGAGATTTATGAGAAACATTTCGACGGTACTTAAGATCTCTATCCTTACCGTGGTGTTCGCCCTGGCCCTGGCTCTGGTTACCTTTATAGGCTGGAGGAACCTTAGGGCTACTTCTGTCGCTCTCGAGACCAGCTACCGAGACATGACCTTGCCGATAATGTGGCTGAACGACACCAGGGCTCAGACCAGGGCGGTAGAGGCGGACCTCTACGCCCTTATGATCAACGAGGATCCCACAAAAAATCGACAACTTCTTGAGGATATAGAGAGAAGAAGGCTTATAAACAACCGGAACCTGGAGAACTACGGTAAAACCGATATGGACGATTTCGAGAAACGTAAGTTCGCCTCCGCCATGGAGAACTTGCAGATGGCCAGAAAGGGACTGGCCTCGACCTTGAAGCTGGCCATGGCAAACGAAAACGCCAAAGCCTTCGAGGATTTTAATAAAAACGGCGGCCCCTATCTTATCGCCTTTGACGGAGATATCAGGGAAATCGCCGAATACCTCGGAGAGAAGGCTGGCCAGGTCGACCGAGAGGCCCGGGGCTCCGCCGCCGGTGCGGTTAAGTTCATGGTCTCCTTCGCCCTCGGGGCCTTTGTTCTTTCCTGTCTTATGGCGATCTTCATCGCTAAGGCCATCACCGGGCCTATGGGACGGATGATCGACTTGGTGGGGCTTTTCTCCCAGGGAGACCTGACGGTCCGTTTCGACGGGACAGGAAAGGACGAACTCTCAAAGATGGCTCAGGCTTTGAACCTCATGGCTGATAAGCTCAGGGCCTCTATGACCCTCATAGCCAAGTCCTCCAAAACCCTGGATATCCAGTCGGAGAAACTGGCCTCCTCCATGAAGCGATCCACCTCCGCCATATCGTCCTCCAGCGACAGGTCCGACGCCCTAGGGGACAGAATGCAGTCCATTGCGGCGGCAGGGCAAGAGATAAACGCATCGGTGGAGGAGGTAGCAGCAGGGGCCCAGGCGACCGCCCGTAAGAGCTCCGAAATGGCCGAGGAGGTCGAAGGGGCTACCGCGGCAGGCAACGAGGGAGTGGAGGCTGTGAGAGTGGTAGTCTCTATGGTGGCTCGTTCGTCGAAAGAGGCGGAGGACTCCGCCGCCGCCGTAAAGGCCTTAGGAGACAGGATAAACCGGATTCAGGGCTTCGTCTCTCAGATCGGTGGAATAGCGGACCAGACAAACCTGCTTGCCTTAAACGCCGCCATAGAGGCCGCTAGGGCCGGGGAGCACGGCAGGGGATTTGCGGTAGTAGCCGAAGAGGTCCGAAAGCTGGCGGAGGAGTCGGCTGGTGCGGCGGGCAACATAGCTGAAATGGCCACAACCATAGCCGCCGATCTGGAGAGCGTCTTCAGATCGGTCAACGACAACGCAAAAAGCTCCGTCGAATCTAAGTCCATGGCCCAGGACACCAGGGCTAAAATAGAGCAGATGATAAAGAGGCTCGATCTGATCGCCCAGGCGACCCAGGATCTGGCGGCGGTGTCCCAGGAACAGGCCGCCTCCAGCGAGGAGATAGCCTCGGCGGTCCAGGACGTATCCACCAGGGTATCCGAGGGAGCGGAGGACACCGAGGCCCTAAGCGAAAGACTTGACGAGGTCACAGAGGTCGCCAAAGAACTGTTATCCGACTCCCAGGCCCTGAGCGATCTAGGGGAGGAACTGAGAAAGATGGTAGGAACCTTCAAGCTGGAGGATAAGTCGTCTATGCCCGTCAGGGTTTCCTAGTCGATTATGATGTATACTGAAAGAGGAGAGGACGAAATGGTGTAAAATTTAGAAAAGATTGCTGGTTTCTCAGGAGAGGGGAGTTTGATATGACGGAAAAAGATCTTTCCATGGAGTTTGCCGTTTTGAAGGGGATAAAGTCCGCCATGCCCGATCCCTATTACGTCAGGGATATGGAGTACAACGTTATACTGTGGCCTAAGGCAATAGAGGAGCTGACCGGCTATTCCGCCGAGGAAGCGTCCCGGATAAAGTGTGGCGATATATTCCGAGCGTCGGTCTGCAAAGACTGCCCTACCCAGAAATGCGTCATGAGCGGATCTTTCCTGAAGGACGCCCAGGTCGACGTCTACCATAAGGACGGACACAGGATAACCGCGCTGGTATCCAACGCAGGGGTTTACGACGAGGAGGGCAACCCTCTGGGGGCGGTGGAGATAGTCAAGGACTATACCGCCTACTCCAACTTGGTGTCCAAAATAGGCTCTATCACAGGGCAGTTGGCCTCCCTGGCGGAGGAACTGGCCGCCTCTTCCGAGGAAGTTTCCTCCATGTCGGAGACCATGAATGTACAGGCGGAGGGGGTGTCTGCCTCAGCGGACAAGGGGCTGGGAGCCGCTAAGTCCATGGAGGAAAAGGCCTTAACCTGTATCCACTTTGCCCATGACGCCGACGATGGAATGGAGCAAGTCGGTAAATCTATGGGGTTCTCCACGGCAAAGATACACGAGCTAATGGGAAAATCGGAGAGCATCGGTAACGTCATATCGACCATCCAGAATATAGCTAAACGTACCAATCTCCTGGCCCTCAACGCCGCTATAGAGGCGGCCAGGGCGGGGGAGGCGGGGCGAGGCTTTGCGGTCGTTGCCGAGGAGGTCAAAAACCTCGCAAACAACTCTCTTCTCTCGGTGAAGGAGATAGCGGAGACCATAGAGGAAATCGTGTCTTTGGTCTCTTTGGCCACAGACTCTATCTCCGATACCGAATCGGAGTTGGCCTCCGGCAGGGAAGTCCTTAAAAAGCTGATCGACCAGATCGGCGTTATAGGAAAAGAGGCGTCCAGCCAGGTCGAGGTAGTGACGGAGATATCCTCCTCCGCCGGGGAGAGCGTCACTATAAGCAGGCACCAGCAGAGGTCGATGACCGAGGTGGCCGAGGCCGGACAGACTATAGCCTCCATATCCCAGGATCTCCAGAACGAGTTTGAGACCTTCAGCAAGATAAATATGTGACACAACCGTTACCGAACTGAAACCCACCTCCCCTATTATTCTAGGGGAGGTGGTCTTTTTGGCCGTTATGTTGATGGATGATGTGATCTGTTGCGAGGGGGTTAGGACGGTGTTTCAGCCTGTTGTAGATCTCTTCGGTGGTCAGGTGTGGGGATACGAGTTCCTCTCCCGGGGCCGCCCTCCGGTGGAATCGGCCTCCGAGCTGTTCGACAGGGCAGAGCGGATGGGGGTTCTGTGGGAATTAGAGGCTCTTTGTCGAGATTCTACCCTTAAAACGCTCTCTACGGTGATCGATTCGGAGGACAGAAGGGTGTTTATAAACGTGACTCCCTCGGTTTTTCTGAATGGAAAATTTCCTTCTTCTTTTAATCGTTCGATAGTGGAACAGATGGGCGTCAGATCGTCTCAGGTGGTGATAGAGCTTACCGAGAGACAGGAAGTCTCCGATTATGGCCTCCTGTCCCGGCGGGTCGAGGAGATGAAGGAGCAGGGTTTTCGGATAGCCATAGACGACCTAGGTGCGGGCCATTCGGGGCTTATAATGCTGGCGTCCTGCATACCGGACTACATAAAACTGGATATGGCCCTTATCCGGGATATCCACGAGGAACCGAGGAAACAGCATATAGTTCGATCGCTGGTCGGGCTGGCCTCTCAGGTCGAGTCCAGGATTATCGCCGAAGGAGTGGAGACGAGACAGGAGCTCGAGACCCTGATGAGGCTGGGGATTCGCTTCGTCCAGGGCTACCTTTTCGCTAAACCTTCCTGTGAGCCTTTCGAGGTATCCCTCTCTCAGAGGGATATGGTTCAGTCCATATGGGACGGCCTCCAGGCCAGTGAGGGCGAGGCCCCTGACGGACTACTGTCGATGACCACAAGAGCTAGGGCCATGCAGAGGGAGGAAATCTGTTGCAAGGACCTGTGGTACGTCATGAAAAACACCCCCGAATTCGACCATGGAGTGGTCCTGGAAGGCAAAAAAACTGTCGGGCTGGTCACCAGAAACGACTTCGCATCCAAGATGGGAGGAGCCTACGGCTTCCATCTATTCCAGAACAGGCCGGTAGAGGCGGCGGCGAAGAAAAACTTCTTGTCTGTGGGACACAGTTGCTCGGTCCGGCATCTTTCGAAACTGGCTATGGAGCGCTGCCCCGAGGACATTTACGATCCTGTGGTGGTTGTGGACACCAGAGGCCACTATATGGGGACCGTCACCATGAAACAGGTCATAGCCAGGTCGGCTGAGATAGAGGTCAGGCAGGCCCTCACCTGTAATCCCCTGAGCGGCCTTCCGGGAAATCAGGAAATTCAGCGGTGGATATCCAGATGTAAAGGCTGTGATTCGTCCTTCGCCTTGATATACGCCGATCTGGACCGTTTCAAAGAGTACAACGACACCTACGGCTTTATCGATGGAGACGGTCTTATAAAGCTCACCGCCTCGGTGCTTCAGGAGGGTTTCAGTGAGTTGGGAAGCAGAGTCTCCCTGGGACACGTAGGGGGAGACGACTTCGTGGCGGTGGTCACGGGGAATCTGCCCGAGGGATGCCTGGATTCGGTGTGCCGAGAGTTCGATAGACGAAAAAGAGACTTCTTTCACCAAGAGGACTGGGAGAGAGGTTTTTTCTCGTCGGTGAGCAGAAAGGGAGAGGTCTGTAAAGTTTCCCCTGTTACCCTTAGTTTAGCGGTGATAGAGAAGGATAACTTAGGAAAAGACCTCCATCCCGCCAAAATATCGGAGATAGCCGCCTGCTTAAAGCACAGAGCTAAACAGTTGACCTACGAGACCGGTCGAAGCGGATGGGTTCAGGAACGTCGATTTCATGGAGATAGCTTAGGAGGAGGTCTGCAATGACCCTCAAGAAAAGATTGGCCGCAATGGCCCTATCGGTATGCTTTTCCATGGCGGCACTGGCTTTTTTCTCCTCCCAGGGGGCTAGATCTACCCTGGTAAATCTTCTGGACAGCGGTCAGGTCCGTGAGAGCAGAGGAGCGGCAGCGGCGGTGTCAAACTGGTTTAAATCCCTGGAGAACGTGGTCAACACCGGGGCTAATAACCTTTCTTTCATGATAGAGGACCTGGGGCTACTTCCGGGAACCGCGGGAAACTATATGAGAAACCTGACGGAGGCCTCCCGTCAAATGGGACTTACCGACATATATCTTGCCCTCCCTAGCGGTCAGTTTCTGGACGGAGGGGACTGGTTTCCCGAGGACGATTACGACCCAAGAGGGGATCATTGGTACGTTTCTGCGGAGAGTTCCGGTTCTGCGGTGCTCTCCTCACCCTGGGTCTCTCCTAGGCTCGATGAGCCGGTTATGACCTTGTCCGTGCCGGTCTACTCTCTCTATCAGGAAGGCAGGCTTTTAGGGGTCATGGGAGCGGATATACCTATATCCGCTCTTGAGGCGGTGATTCCCTCGGATGGGGCGATTCTCCTGGGATCCTCCGGTGAGGTGCTGGCGGGCTCGGCGGAGGAAAAGGTGCTGTCAGCTGCGCTGGACCTTCACGGCAAAGACTCTCCGTCCGCTTTGGAGCTGAGGTCGGAAGGTAAGGCATCACAGATATTTTCCTTTCCTCTACCGAGAGGAATGTCTTTGATAATGGTGTCCGACAGAGATGCTGTGTTCGCACCTCTTCGTAGAATGGACCGAATCCAGTGGACACTGGTGTCCGTGGCGGTCGTCCTGCTAGGTGTAGGTCTGGCACTGTTCTGTCAAAAATTCATGTCCCAGATAGGGCTTTTGACCTCCGTAGCCGAGGCGGCCATCCAGGGGGACCTCACCGTAAGGTGTTCGATGACCGGAAGCGACGAACTATCCAGGGTGTCGCAGGCACTGGACTGTCTCATAGACTTTCAGAGGGATGTCCTGAGGTCGCTGAAAGAGGGCAACGGCAGTATAATGTCCAGCTCTTCCGGTATTTCCGCCATAGCTGTAAAGGTGGAGTCGGTTACCGCAGGGCTTCAGGAGGCTAGTGCTGTGTTGGTGGAGTCCATGGGAGACAGCATAGAGGCGGTTCAGACCGCTGAAGAGGGAGCTTGTTCGGTGACCGAAGGAGCTAAACAGGTAGCTTATTTAGCGGAAGAGACCAAGAAAAGCTCCGATCGGACCTTTGAGCAGGCTCGTACCGCCAGAGGTCTCGCTCAGGAAAACGGTG
The uncultured Dethiosulfovibrio sp. genome window above contains:
- a CDS encoding response regulator, with product MSQIAIVEDDAGLRRGLADCLEDLGHEVRCFSCVEELRPAIGRWLPDLLVLDLNLPGEGGLTYLRSIREKGPLVDLPVLVMSGRTYARDRIEGLEAGADDYMSKPFDPDEFCARVETLIRRGGSKNPVSIEGKGLLQTQDMMVNIGDRSVWNGLRWSNLTAMEFRLLSTFLRYPGKVLSVEELLRMVWEFPPGTGNPSLVRWAVNQLRSKVEVEPSRPKRIVTRPRKGYFFAGKGVSTSGDGAISSFVEPPELASSLLAAAPAGILAVDSHGRCILWNCEVTKFLGYTKEEVLGSSLHKKVHPEFTQKVQKSLSDLFSGNLCPPGPVRVGFLHKVGHKVDVNMFMYPFRLGDSTYAAAVLHPSETPFFNGIPHKDL
- a CDS encoding GGDEF domain-containing protein, with amino-acid sequence MLMDDVICCEGVRTVFQPVVDLFGGQVWGYEFLSRGRPPVESASELFDRAERMGVLWELEALCRDSTLKTLSTVIDSEDRRVFINVTPSVFLNGKFPSSFNRSIVEQMGVRSSQVVIELTERQEVSDYGLLSRRVEEMKEQGFRIAIDDLGAGHSGLIMLASCIPDYIKLDMALIRDIHEEPRKQHIVRSLVGLASQVESRIIAEGVETRQELETLMRLGIRFVQGYLFAKPSCEPFEVSLSQRDMVQSIWDGLQASEGEAPDGLLSMTTRARAMQREEICCKDLWYVMKNTPEFDHGVVLEGKKTVGLVTRNDFASKMGGAYGFHLFQNRPVEAAAKKNFLSVGHSCSVRHLSKLAMERCPEDIYDPVVVVDTRGHYMGTVTMKQVIARSAEIEVRQALTCNPLSGLPGNQEIQRWISRCKGCDSSFALIYADLDRFKEYNDTYGFIDGDGLIKLTASVLQEGFSELGSRVSLGHVGGDDFVAVVTGNLPEGCLDSVCREFDRRKRDFFHQEDWERGFFSSVSRKGEVCKVSPVTLSLAVIEKDNLGKDLHPAKISEIAACLKHRAKQLTYETGRSGWVQERRFHGDSLGGGLQ
- a CDS encoding methyl-accepting chemotaxis protein, giving the protein MRNISTVLKISILTVVFALALALVTFIGWRNLRATSVALETSYRDMTLPIMWLNDTRAQTRAVEADLYALMINEDPTKNRQLLEDIERRRLINNRNLENYGKTDMDDFEKRKFASAMENLQMARKGLASTLKLAMANENAKAFEDFNKNGGPYLIAFDGDIREIAEYLGEKAGQVDREARGSAAGAVKFMVSFALGAFVLSCLMAIFIAKAITGPMGRMIDLVGLFSQGDLTVRFDGTGKDELSKMAQALNLMADKLRASMTLIAKSSKTLDIQSEKLASSMKRSTSAISSSSDRSDALGDRMQSIAAAGQEINASVEEVAAGAQATARKSSEMAEEVEGATAAGNEGVEAVRVVVSMVARSSKEAEDSAAAVKALGDRINRIQGFVSQIGGIADQTNLLALNAAIEAARAGEHGRGFAVVAEEVRKLAEESAGAAGNIAEMATTIAADLESVFRSVNDNAKSSVESKSMAQDTRAKIEQMIKRLDLIAQATQDLAAVSQEQAASSEEIASAVQDVSTRVSEGAEDTEALSERLDEVTEVAKELLSDSQALSDLGEELRKMVGTFKLEDKSSMPVRVS
- a CDS encoding methyl-accepting chemotaxis protein, coding for MTEKDLSMEFAVLKGIKSAMPDPYYVRDMEYNVILWPKAIEELTGYSAEEASRIKCGDIFRASVCKDCPTQKCVMSGSFLKDAQVDVYHKDGHRITALVSNAGVYDEEGNPLGAVEIVKDYTAYSNLVSKIGSITGQLASLAEELAASSEEVSSMSETMNVQAEGVSASADKGLGAAKSMEEKALTCIHFAHDADDGMEQVGKSMGFSTAKIHELMGKSESIGNVISTIQNIAKRTNLLALNAAIEAARAGEAGRGFAVVAEEVKNLANNSLLSVKEIAETIEEIVSLVSLATDSISDTESELASGREVLKKLIDQIGVIGKEASSQVEVVTEISSSAGESVTISRHQQRSMTEVAEAGQTIASISQDLQNEFETFSKINM
- a CDS encoding methyl-accepting chemotaxis protein, with the protein product MTLKKRLAAMALSVCFSMAALAFFSSQGARSTLVNLLDSGQVRESRGAAAAVSNWFKSLENVVNTGANNLSFMIEDLGLLPGTAGNYMRNLTEASRQMGLTDIYLALPSGQFLDGGDWFPEDDYDPRGDHWYVSAESSGSAVLSSPWVSPRLDEPVMTLSVPVYSLYQEGRLLGVMGADIPISALEAVIPSDGAILLGSSGEVLAGSAEEKVLSAALDLHGKDSPSALELRSEGKASQIFSFPLPRGMSLIMVSDRDAVFAPLRRMDRIQWTLVSVAVVLLGVGLALFCQKFMSQIGLLTSVAEAAIQGDLTVRCSMTGSDELSRVSQALDCLIDFQRDVLRSLKEGNGSIMSSSSGISAIAVKVESVTAGLQEASAVLVESMGDSIEAVQTAEEGACSVTEGAKQVAYLAEETKKSSDRTFEQARTARGLAQENGEGVEVMSKNFLSVSNISEDLRQGAQGIEAFVATIGDIADQTNLLALNAAIEAARAGEAGRGFSVVAGEIRALSEQSRGAAKRICELSSSTVIGVSQLREIASDGALVGQANLERSRMLYKALEAIADEAADVSAKVAEVWDSSENQTRSNGQVSSMLSSLCEVAKRSMARAMDLENSVMSLLEGVSGLGRENGTLVELAGRQEGLIGRHRL